One part of the Candidatus Methylomirabilota bacterium genome encodes these proteins:
- a CDS encoding tetratricopeptide repeat protein yields MLFRRRQTSTKRGLAVALIMVSAAVSGCATAYTEGRTALTLGRYEEAATDFQRALTEHPERIDALVGLGVARYKLGAFDESIEALSRAVAKAPKSQTAQLYLGLSHFQKDDLGPAEERLKAVVDLEPHARTAEQIERALTLMRGDPLSGDVRAFIAASLEHEAQWARDLQDARCAAAAYPPYRYYGLGRCLRTRRGGAVCF; encoded by the coding sequence ATGCTGTTTCGCCGTCGGCAGACATCAACGAAGCGGGGCCTGGCGGTCGCCCTCATCATGGTGAGCGCGGCGGTCTCGGGCTGCGCTACCGCCTATACAGAAGGCCGAACCGCTCTCACGCTCGGCCGCTACGAAGAGGCCGCGACGGACTTCCAGCGCGCGTTGACTGAGCACCCTGAGCGGATTGATGCGCTCGTGGGGCTCGGCGTCGCCCGGTACAAGCTGGGCGCCTTCGACGAGAGCATCGAAGCGCTCAGCCGGGCCGTGGCCAAGGCACCGAAGTCACAGACCGCGCAACTCTATCTGGGCCTAAGCCATTTTCAGAAGGACGACCTCGGCCCGGCGGAGGAGCGCCTCAAGGCCGTCGTTGACCTCGAACCCCATGCCCGCACTGCCGAACAGATCGAGCGGGCGCTCACACTGATGCGCGGCGACCCATTGTCCGGCGACGTTCGTGCCTTCATCGCGGCTAGCTTGGAGCACGAGGCGCAATGGGCGCGCGACCTTCAAGACGCGCGGTGCGCTGCGGCTGCGTATCCACCCTATCGCTACTATGGCCTGGGGCGGTGCTTGAGGACGCGGCGCGGGGGAGCAGTTTGTTTCTAA
- the cbiB gene encoding adenosylcobinamide-phosphate synthase CbiB: MGHAVAVLLVAVALDLALGDPPNRFHPVAWLGRALAEGGRALCRGGPVALLLGGALAALGTATLAGLGGYGVSAVTQRLGAAGVLFEALALACLLSPRRLAGAARSVKAALAAGDLAAARAAVGYHLVSRPTAALDAEQVASAAVESVAENLTDAFVAPVCFYLAFGLAGAAVYRAINTADAMFGYRQGRLEHFGKAAARLDDLLNLVPARLAGLAIVVGAGLAGANAARAASVLRSDHRRTASPNAGWTMSAMAGALGVTLEKPGAYRLGEGPLPTAQDIERSIRVFAAASAVSLLAAVTITWVLYGVQINQLLGAS; encoded by the coding sequence ATCGGCCACGCGGTCGCCGTCCTACTCGTGGCCGTGGCGCTCGACCTGGCACTCGGCGATCCGCCGAACCGGTTCCATCCGGTCGCGTGGCTTGGCCGCGCCCTGGCCGAGGGCGGTCGCGCGCTGTGCCGGGGCGGACCCGTCGCGCTCCTGCTCGGCGGCGCCCTCGCGGCCCTCGGCACGGCCACCCTCGCGGGGCTCGGAGGCTATGGTGTGAGTGCAGTCACGCAGCGCCTTGGCGCTGCGGGCGTGCTCTTCGAGGCGCTCGCGCTCGCGTGTCTCCTCTCGCCGCGGAGGCTCGCGGGCGCGGCGCGGAGCGTAAAGGCCGCGCTCGCCGCCGGGGATCTCGCCGCGGCCCGTGCCGCCGTCGGCTATCACCTCGTGAGCCGACCGACGGCCGCGCTCGACGCGGAGCAGGTCGCCTCCGCCGCGGTGGAGTCGGTCGCCGAGAACCTGACCGACGCCTTCGTGGCCCCAGTGTGCTTCTACCTCGCGTTCGGGCTGGCCGGCGCCGCCGTCTACCGTGCGATCAACACCGCCGACGCAATGTTCGGCTACCGCCAGGGGAGGCTTGAGCACTTCGGCAAGGCCGCCGCGCGGCTCGACGACCTCCTGAATCTCGTGCCTGCGCGGCTCGCCGGCTTGGCGATCGTCGTCGGTGCCGGGCTCGCGGGTGCAAACGCGGCGCGTGCGGCCAGCGTGCTGCGGAGCGATCACCGTCGCACGGCGAGCCCCAACGCCGGCTGGACGATGTCGGCCATGGCGGGCGCACTCGGCGTCACGCTCGAGAAGCCCGGCGCGTACCGGCTCGGCGAAGGACCGTTGCCGACGGCGCAGGACATCGAGCGCTCGATCCGTGTGTTCGCCGCCGCGTCTGCAGTGAGCCTTCTCGCCGCCGTCACGATCACCTGGGTGCTTTACGGCGTGCAGATAAATCAATTGCTTGGAGCTTCCTAG